In Octopus bimaculoides isolate UCB-OBI-ISO-001 chromosome 5, ASM119413v2, whole genome shotgun sequence, a genomic segment contains:
- the LOC106876147 gene encoding lipopolysaccharide-induced tumor necrosis factor-alpha factor homolog isoform X1 — MINKNVLHPLPLQMNPQIPSAPAYSQIPQQENSVQAAPYSTPVPPYPNEPPPNYEPPKGYYAPFPNQPRAQGPYQPPIYPGGSTSYQHGPNITPQPVIVVQEMGFGPESKEMVCPYCQAYVRTATEYQTGALTWLVSGLLCLFGCWSGCCLIPFCIGDMQDVIHHCPNCNQVVGTYQRLS; from the exons CTCCCACTGCAAATGAATCCACAAATACCTTCAGCCCCAGCGTATTCGCAGATTCCTCAACAAGAAAACAGTGTACAGGCAGCACCATATAGCACACCAGTTCCTCCATATCCTAATGAACCACCCCCTAATTATGAACCGCCCAAAGGATATTATGCGCCATTCCCTAATCAGCCCAGAGCGCAAG GACCATACCAACCACCAATATACCCAGGTGGAAGCACTTCATACCAACATGGACCAAATATTACACCTCAGCCAGTCATTGTTGTTCAAGAGATGGGATTCGGCCCAGAATCAAAAGAAATGGTGTGCCCCTATTGTCAAGCTTACGTCAGAACCGCAACAGAATACCAAACCGGAGCTTTGACATGGCTGGTCTCTGGACTTCTTTGCTTATTTGG TTGCTGGAGCGGATGCTGTTTGATTCCTTTTTGTATTGGAGATATGCAAGATGTGATCCACCATTGTCCAAATTGTAACCAAGTTGTAGGGACTTATCAACGCCTGAGTTAG
- the LOC106876147 gene encoding lipopolysaccharide-induced tumor necrosis factor-alpha factor homolog isoform X2 produces MNPQIPSAPAYSQIPQQENSVQAAPYSTPVPPYPNEPPPNYEPPKGYYAPFPNQPRAQGPYQPPIYPGGSTSYQHGPNITPQPVIVVQEMGFGPESKEMVCPYCQAYVRTATEYQTGALTWLVSGLLCLFGCWSGCCLIPFCIGDMQDVIHHCPNCNQVVGTYQRLS; encoded by the exons ATGAATCCACAAATACCTTCAGCCCCAGCGTATTCGCAGATTCCTCAACAAGAAAACAGTGTACAGGCAGCACCATATAGCACACCAGTTCCTCCATATCCTAATGAACCACCCCCTAATTATGAACCGCCCAAAGGATATTATGCGCCATTCCCTAATCAGCCCAGAGCGCAAG GACCATACCAACCACCAATATACCCAGGTGGAAGCACTTCATACCAACATGGACCAAATATTACACCTCAGCCAGTCATTGTTGTTCAAGAGATGGGATTCGGCCCAGAATCAAAAGAAATGGTGTGCCCCTATTGTCAAGCTTACGTCAGAACCGCAACAGAATACCAAACCGGAGCTTTGACATGGCTGGTCTCTGGACTTCTTTGCTTATTTGG TTGCTGGAGCGGATGCTGTTTGATTCCTTTTTGTATTGGAGATATGCAAGATGTGATCCACCATTGTCCAAATTGTAACCAAGTTGTAGGGACTTATCAACGCCTGAGTTAG